Proteins found in one Amycolatopsis aidingensis genomic segment:
- a CDS encoding ArsR/SmtB family transcription factor, which produces MDVFEAIAEPHRRALLDRLAEGERTAGDLVASLPALTQPAVSRHLRILREVGLVEVRPDGQRRIYALRADGLVEIDNWISRYRRYWPRHLDALERHLAGTHRPDEEENTP; this is translated from the coding sequence GTGGATGTCTTCGAGGCCATTGCGGAACCCCATCGCCGCGCCCTGCTGGACCGGCTGGCCGAGGGTGAGCGGACCGCGGGCGACCTGGTGGCCAGCCTGCCCGCGCTCACCCAGCCCGCGGTCTCCCGGCACCTGCGGATCCTGCGTGAGGTGGGGCTGGTCGAGGTCCGGCCCGACGGTCAGCGGCGCATCTACGCGCTGCGCGCCGACGGGCTGGTCGAGATCGACAACTGGATCAGCCGCTACCGGCGGTACTGGCCGCGCCACCTGGACGCGCTGGAACGGCACCTTGCCGGTACCCACCGGCCCGATGAGGAGGAGAACACCCCATGA
- a CDS encoding SRPBCC family protein: protein MTVDSRYGSLTVEDGVATMTFRRRMPYPVEAVWAALTDPEQRAAWLGESTVDGRTGGRIATVPSEPPVPPEKKRMTGRILVWDPPRVLEHDWRQDIVEDGVVRYELEPDGADTILTLTHRGLSARNAGGYIPGTHAFLDRLEAVLAGTEVPGWAQRYEEVAPAYA, encoded by the coding sequence ATGACAGTCGATTCCCGGTACGGTTCGCTGACCGTCGAGGACGGGGTCGCCACGATGACCTTCCGCAGGCGCATGCCCTACCCCGTGGAGGCGGTCTGGGCTGCCCTCACCGACCCGGAGCAACGAGCGGCCTGGCTCGGCGAGAGCACCGTGGACGGCCGGACGGGCGGCAGGATCGCGACGGTGCCCAGCGAGCCGCCTGTTCCGCCGGAGAAGAAACGGATGACCGGCCGCATCCTGGTCTGGGATCCTCCGCGGGTACTGGAGCACGACTGGCGGCAGGACATCGTGGAGGACGGTGTGGTGCGCTACGAGCTGGAGCCGGACGGCGCGGACACCATCCTCACCCTCACCCATCGCGGCCTCTCGGCGCGCAACGCCGGCGGCTACATCCCCGGCACGCATGCCTTCCTGGACCGGTTGGAGGCCGTGCTGGCCGGCACCGAGGTCCCCGGCTGGGCGCAGCGTTACGAGGAGGTGGCCCCGGCATACGCATGA